The stretch of DNA tttttcgtttccttcttttttctcacAATCTCTTGTGCGCTGGAACTTGACCTACAATTGTTCCCTTATAAATATAGTACTTTTGtagtattttttttctatttagcaaatgaaaaataatagatatcAATATCATCAATGTCGACAATTTTTGTTTAGCAAATTCAATAAGCTTTCGAGTTAAATAactatttttactttttacagAACTCTCTCTTTATTTCCAATGTAacttattcaaaatatataattaaatatctgaGCAAAAgtcataaaaatatgtttaaaaatcTCAGGAGAAATATAGATACTGAACacgttaaaattaactttttgGCATCGTCGATAGATGTAACTATGATTATGTAATCAATGTCGATCTTcccatttttatttaaatttaactttGTTTCCCctacattaaaatataaaaaagttaTCCTCTTCTGCGTTTGAAATACTTtgtctatttttttttcttttctattgctgctaaaaatgttatatcagctaatcgaaattaaaatatctttttctttttggcAGTTACAATATTCTTTGAGCAATATgtgtgatattttttaaattatagatttattcctgtatattatattaattgcaTTTACTATCTCTCTGGTTTATAAAACATCGTGTCAATGAATGAAGTTACAGTGTCATAACGTAACTTAGCCGTACACTTTTGGTAtacaattttacattataCCTTCAGAAGTATTCTAGTTTTTCTAAAGCAGTTTCTGTAACGATGCGTATTACCATTCACTTCTCACTATCATACACTCATTATGCATGAATGAGAACACTGATACTGCTGTCACTCTAACTGTCCGTACAACAAAGTGATAAGCTACGTTATTCAAACTTGAAATAGTTTTCcaaagaaagagaaagcaTCGTTTTTGCGTCCCATCCCTATTGCACTGTTTAATCGTGATAACACGTTACAGTTATATGTAGTATCTAAAAAAATAGGAACATGTAAACgaacaaatatattataacaattACAATTAAGCAACAGCTGCaagtttaaaatatataatgaattaAACGTAAcaaaaaaatagataaatgctattttagaaagaaagatacttCGACATTTGGTTTACGATGCCTGGGGATAGTGTTAAGTTAGTGGACGGTAAAGCACAGAGAAATATTGCTAAACGGTTGTTTCCCGGTCTACATGGATATATTCCACGAAACCGGGCTGCTGTTGTCAGGATGCTGCTCCCAGTAACGTCTCCTCTGTCGGCGCTCGCCTCGGTCTATTGCTTTTTTTTGTACCCTTATAGTGAAGTCTTTTCGTACGCGCTTTTGAcctggaataaaaataaaaaattaataactaTATAGGctctctcctttctctctttctctctctcacgCTCTCATGCTTTGTGATAATACCTGCTAATCAGTACCACAAAGAAGCACGCAAAGGCAGCGATAATTCCAGCGACACCGGCTAATACCAGCCACATTTCCGAAGGTAATAATCCAAGTAATTTCGCCCCGTTACCACAATTCGCTTCATCGTGTCCGGACGGACAATGAGCTCTCCCATCACACCAAAGACTCGCGGCAATGCAAGCGCTTAATTCGGGACACTTATGGGGACAGTCTCCGTTAGCCAATGTCTCATTCTCTATTCCTCTTTCGGGTAAACGTAGCTGTCTACGTAATGCAGCTCTGCTCTTCGAAATTTCTAACCACGAGGCTGCAGCCTGACCAGATTCTCTTGCAACAAAGTCCAGCAAAAGCGCAGGAGGTCGTGGTGGACCTGGCCATTTACCCTCGCCGGTGCCTCCTAGCCACTCTTCGGAGAAGACGTGAACGGTGAACTCTCTTGCACCTGGTTCAGCGGGACACACTACTTTTAGAAGTTTTGGCGGCCAACCGGAGTAAAGGAGGATTCTGTTGGTGGTTGGACATTTGCTTTGTTCGTTCATTTCTGATATCGGCGATGGTTCTAGGGGGAGGAACCAGCCCCAAGTTAAAACGAAAAGGGACCTGTTTTCGCGTGCCTCCACTAACCATGGAAGTCCTTCACAATAAATATCTGGTCTCGATAATGGTGGAGCCACGAATCGTAATTCGCCACCTgcaaaaaagagaaattgttAATATACTTGAAGAATCTGTGACTGTGATGACAAACCAGTACAAAACTGTATAAGGTTTTAgaattataactttttattttatgaaacaaaTTGTGTAATTAAAATTGTGTTTACTAAATGTCTTCATAATGaatttacaataataaaaatagaattcacattaacgataaaataaaatctttaaattacttatagagatagatataatatacaattttgtaCATGTTTTCTATACAATGACAAATTGAGTAGTGAAATAACAACCTTCTCCGCGTACTCTTTGCTTTCTGGGACACTCGGGTGCACGAACAAGTTCGAAGCTAgcataaaaaaaaagagtttcAAAGTCTTCGTGCGGAGCTTGTTGTTCGATTAAAAACGTAATCTCTAAAGCTCTGCTCGAAGAGATGTGCGTCAATGGAAGATGCGACGTGTTATCACATAAACAAGCTCTCGGAAGCTTTACATCCCGCCAAGGCGCTTCGTATAAAACTAAACGAGCTTCTCTGGAACCCACTTCTTGAACACAACGTGGTCGGCCAGTATGAGGGTCTGGCTCGCTCGTGCAAATGGTAGACTCGCCTAGACTGACGTTGTGCAACGTCAATCGCACCCTCTCGTCCGCACCAGCCTCTATACGATATCTACAGTCTAATTTTGGGGATCCACCTCTTCCAAAAAGACGAACATCACGAGGTGATGTTACCTCGCCGCTTCGAACTTTGCGCCATACTCTGCTGCAAACTCCGTCTCCCCAGGGTTCGCCAACTTGAGTGGTCGAAATAAATTCATACTGTGCCTGTGCGAATAAATAGGATAATACACAAAATGATAGAATATGTTCTAATAATTTCTCGATAAAGATAACAGCGAATTGAGGTCAATAACGATGATATTATTAGCTTACATTAAAGTTAACCGTATGAAGTGCAGTACCCAACAACGTTTCCATACGTAACGTTAAAGATGGTGCGACTGTGATGTAACTTTCATCCTCTGTACAGGGCCTCGTGCTTCTAGTGACATTCCTCAGAGCCGCGTGTGCACACAGCTTAGGTGTGTCGTCACAAAGCGTGGCCATTGGAAGTCCAGTGGACGGTGTACCATCCCAAAATATCAGCTTTATCGCGCAAGGTACATCCGACTGAGAACTGGCGTTGTTCTCGACGCTACCCGTTAAGTCCCGTTGCGAGTACGAGGAAAAGTAAATCCACACTCTGTCCCCAGCGGATCCTTTGATATTCCAAGTACAGCTGGAATTTGGTGGCAGTGCGTGAAGCGGCGCTCTCAGTATGCCGCTCCTTTTGTTAGTACCATTTACAAAAAAATGGCAACCTTGAGGGCCCTTGGCGTAGTCGAGGCCATCAGAGTCGACGTAAACTACTTGAATCTCGAGTTCGAGCCTCAAAGCAGAGGCACCAAGGGGGATGGCTATCGGGGAACTTCGGAACTCCACTTGCATAGTTGGACCTCTGGCAGTGATCCTGGGTAAAGGTCCCCCGCAATAAACCAATAAAATCGAATCTTCTGGTCTAACCCCGTCTCGAAAGATAAGATGGTCTTTCTCCGGGCGGCAATCTTGCCATACACTTAAAGTACTATTGGCTGTGGTAATCCCGACTGGACCAGTCGGCGTAGATTTCACCGAAATCATAGCATGCTTACAGGTGGGCACCTCCTTCTGTCTTATAGTTATCAAGCAGCTGGCATTTCTCGGATATTCCCCGGGATAGTTGGGACTCTGTAGTCTACATTGCTTCAAATGACATTCATAAAAGTTTCTAGAACAGTAAGTACCCGGCACGGGGGAGCCCCTTTCGATCGGAAGCTCAGGCTTTCCTAGTCTAGCCACGGCTTCATTGCGCGCCACAAATCTGTACCTTAAACGAAATTCAAAAGGTACGCTGGAAGGAGCGTGAAACAATCGTATAGACGCCGTGACTGTACTCGTCTCGCTGTAGTAAGAAGCTTTCCCTTCTCCAACTCCACACCACGAGCCGCCCGTAAAGTGTCTACCTAATTCTGCTAATTGTAACGATCCTTCAGGACAGCTAGTAACGAAGCTATCAGTGTTTGGGTCTACTCTGCCCACGCTGAACGCATCCCATAAAAGTTGTACAAGTTCACCGTACCCCTGGCCAGCAGCGGTGAACGTTAAATGACAAAGGAATGGCAGACGTTCCTCGCTAGGTCTCGGAAGATCCAATTTGTATGTACGTCCTTCGCGTCCGTGATACGTACGATTACAGGGTGTACACATCGCTGGCTCGTCACTATTATCTCCGCAATCATCTCGTCCATTACAGTACGCGTCAATCGGTACACAATGCCCATCCCGGCAAGTTAACTCGGCCAGACCGCAATCGCCAGCTGCCACACGGTCTGTCCAACCGAATAAAAGTATGAACAGAACTAGAACAGTTACACGAAATCGTTTGTAACCACCTCCAGCATCAGCTATCTCCTGTGAACAAGCGTTCATAAAGTTTTTCGTTGTAGATAGAGTAagattatttagaaaattcgTAGTGAATGTTAACAAAGATTTAACaactataattaataattaaacttCCTCCTATCTATGACTTTATgagttttttttctttaaaaattgttgttcaAAAATTACCAATGTGTGAAATAGTGATGTAGTGATGAAATAATTGTTTGTTAATATCCTAATAGCATAGTTCAATAAATTACATAGGTATTCGTTTTACGGAAGTACTtcacaaattttataatacgtTCAACCTACTTTTCCACATATTAACAATCAATTCTATCACTATAGAGCACTGTCACGTAAAAGGGGGGAAAGAACCATTTACCGAAGTAGGTGAACAAGTTAAATCAAATACTTGGACCGCACTGTATAAAGGCCAAAAGTGTACCAGCAAACAATGCATTTCAATCCAGGAGGTGGCACTTAATTACCTCTCttatcttttatatatttacacaAATACTTCGTACAAATAAAGATACTTGAAGCGTGAAATTTTGTCATCTTGATAGACTTCTCTTTACGATTGCTGTTTGTGATTTTAAACTGTCTTGTCAAACACTTGCTATGGATAGCTCTATATACGTGAAGGTAATGAAAAgcatacacatacatacacattCTCTGTTGCTTACATTAAACGGCGAATTTTATCACGAATAACTTCGTTGAAACGAATCGGAACGAAATCTCTCTCGAGATAAAATCTAGCTTTTGATGTGCTTTTCACTTTCATACTTATCTGTATGCATtcttgcgtgaaatcgttttttatttttcacgataTAACTCAAGATACATTACCGGCCTTTTTGACACCAAACACATGTAGATCTATATTAACATATTTGTGGctggaaattttaaaattcaataatttttctagttaatttcaaatatgaattaataataatagttagactgcagatgtttatgcattctaaaataatttaaaaatataaagatatatagAATACActtaatatgcaaaaatataaaagatatccAAAATAAAGAGGTTAGTGCGGTATTTAATGGGTGGAGCAAATCTCTATTTCCTGAGttacattcataaaaatatgaaattccaTAAACATCCGCGTCTAATTGATTACCATAAAAAATTTCCCTTTCCTCGGAATCAACTAAGGTGAAAAAACCGAATAATACACCAGTGGCCATTAACATGTTTAGCACATCAGTAATGATAAATAAAACTatcagaaaaattaaaaagttaacaatacaaaaattacgtatatgatgatatattacgtatatgaGATGTAAGGATATAATAATCTTCATGGAAGAAACAATGACAATGTTTATAGAGATCCAGAA from Bombus huntii isolate Logan2020A chromosome 3, iyBomHunt1.1, whole genome shotgun sequence encodes:
- the LOC126864144 gene encoding uncharacterized protein LOC126864144 isoform X2, which produces MIMEIADAGGGYKRFRVTVLVLFILLFGWTDRVAAGDCGLAELTCRDGHCVPIDAYCNGRDDCGDNSDEPAMCTPCNRTYHGREGRTYKLDLPRPSEERLPFLCHLTFTAAGQGYGELVQLLWDAFSVGRVDPNTDSFVTSCPEGSLQLAELGRHFTGGSWCGVGEGKASYYSETSTVTASIRLFHAPSSVPFEFRLRYRFVARNEAVARLGKPELPIERGSPVPGTYCSRNFYECHLKQCRLQSPNYPGEYPRNASCLITIRQKEVPTCKHAMISVKSTPTGPVGITTANSTLSVWQDCRPEKDHLIFRDGVRPEDSILLVYCGGPLPRITARGPTMQVEFRSSPIAIPLGASALRLELEIQVVYVDSDGLDYAKGPQGCHFFVNGTNKRSGILRAPLHALPPNSSCTWNIKGSAGDRVWIYFSSYSQRDLTGSVENNASSQSDVPCAIKLIFWDGTPSTGLPMATLCDDTPKLCAHAALRNVTRSTRPCTEDESYITVAPSLTLRMETLLGTALHTVNFNAQYEFISTTQVGEPWGDGVCSRVWRKVRSGEVTSPRDVRLFGRGGSPKLDCRYRIEAGADERVRLTLHNVSLGESTICTSEPDPHTGRPRCVQEVGSREARLVLYEAPWRDVKLPRACLCDNTSHLPLTHISSSRALEITFLIEQQAPHEDFETLFFYASFELVRAPECPRKQRVRGEGGELRFVAPPLSRPDIYCEGLPWLVEARENRSLFVLTWGWFLPLEPSPISEMNEQSKCPTTNRILLYSGWPPKLLKVVCPAEPGAREFTVHVFSEEWLGGTGEGKWPGPPRPPALLLDFVARESGQAAASWLEISKSRAALRRQLRLPERGIENETLANGDCPHKCPELSACIAASLWCDGRAHCPSGHDEANCGNGAKLLGLLPSEMWLVLAGVAGIIAAFACFFVVLISRSKARTKRLHYKGTKKSNRPRRAPTEETLLGAAS
- the LOC126864144 gene encoding uncharacterized protein LOC126864144 isoform X1, with the protein product MNACSQEIADAGGGYKRFRVTVLVLFILLFGWTDRVAAGDCGLAELTCRDGHCVPIDAYCNGRDDCGDNSDEPAMCTPCNRTYHGREGRTYKLDLPRPSEERLPFLCHLTFTAAGQGYGELVQLLWDAFSVGRVDPNTDSFVTSCPEGSLQLAELGRHFTGGSWCGVGEGKASYYSETSTVTASIRLFHAPSSVPFEFRLRYRFVARNEAVARLGKPELPIERGSPVPGTYCSRNFYECHLKQCRLQSPNYPGEYPRNASCLITIRQKEVPTCKHAMISVKSTPTGPVGITTANSTLSVWQDCRPEKDHLIFRDGVRPEDSILLVYCGGPLPRITARGPTMQVEFRSSPIAIPLGASALRLELEIQVVYVDSDGLDYAKGPQGCHFFVNGTNKRSGILRAPLHALPPNSSCTWNIKGSAGDRVWIYFSSYSQRDLTGSVENNASSQSDVPCAIKLIFWDGTPSTGLPMATLCDDTPKLCAHAALRNVTRSTRPCTEDESYITVAPSLTLRMETLLGTALHTVNFNAQYEFISTTQVGEPWGDGVCSRVWRKVRSGEVTSPRDVRLFGRGGSPKLDCRYRIEAGADERVRLTLHNVSLGESTICTSEPDPHTGRPRCVQEVGSREARLVLYEAPWRDVKLPRACLCDNTSHLPLTHISSSRALEITFLIEQQAPHEDFETLFFYASFELVRAPECPRKQRVRGEGGELRFVAPPLSRPDIYCEGLPWLVEARENRSLFVLTWGWFLPLEPSPISEMNEQSKCPTTNRILLYSGWPPKLLKVVCPAEPGAREFTVHVFSEEWLGGTGEGKWPGPPRPPALLLDFVARESGQAAASWLEISKSRAALRRQLRLPERGIENETLANGDCPHKCPELSACIAASLWCDGRAHCPSGHDEANCGNGAKLLGLLPSEMWLVLAGVAGIIAAFACFFVVLISRSKARTKRLHYKGTKKSNRPRRAPTEETLLGAAS